A single region of the Leptodactylus fuscus isolate aLepFus1 chromosome 5, aLepFus1.hap2, whole genome shotgun sequence genome encodes:
- the LOC142202783 gene encoding olfactory receptor 5AR1-like, protein MVKQAELVTGGHKVRNMNDCPNASSEHEFYIVTFSMSLVTQLELFLGLLIIYLMTFSGNLIIIILVCLVPKLHTPMYFFLCNLAALDITSTSTSIPNLLTITLSQNHKVSFPGCMTQMFFFILCAGGEMFMLTTMAYDRYVAICKPLLYHTIMRKNVYIVMAASGWIFGALNSLLHTILTAILQYCYSHDINNFFCELNSVVALSSSDITSRKVFMFSEAIFIALIQFLLTIISYVFIFSTILKIRSSAGRMKAFSSCTSHLITVILFYGPCIFLYMKPQSEDSKDQDMLLSMLYLVLVPMLNPLVYSLRNKEVWAAIVEVQIRNLSVNMRFVSLLT, encoded by the exons ATGGTCAAACAAGCAGAGTTGGTAACTGGTGGTCACAAG GTCCGAAATATGAATGATTGCCCAAATGCTAGTTCTGAACATGAATTTTACATTGTCACCTTTTCAATGTCCTTAGTGACACAACTTGAGCTATTTTTAggattattgattatttatttgaTGACTTTTTCGGGAAATTTGATAATTATTATTCTTGTATGTTTGGTACCAAAATTACACACCCCAATGTATTTCTTCCTGTGTAACCTTGCTGCTCTCGATATCACATCCACCTCTACAAGTATTCCTAACCTACTTACAATAACACTATCCCAAAATCATAAGGTCTCATTTCCTGGCTGTATGACCCAGATGTTTTTCTTCATCTTATGTGCTGGTGGTGAAATGTTCATGCTGACGACAATGGCCTATGACCGCTATGTGGCCATATGTAAGCCCTTACTATATCACACTATAATGAGAAAGAACGTCTACATAGTAATGGCGGCCTCCGGATGGATATTTGGAGCTCTAAATTCTCTATTACATACAATACTTACTGCCATATTACAATATTGTTATTCACATGATATCAATAATTTCTTCTGTGAGCTGAACTCAGTGGTCGCTCTTTCCTCCTCAGACATCACAAGCAGGAAGGTTTTCATGTTCTCTGAAGCCATTTTTATTGCGCTTATACAATTCCTTCTCACTATCATCTCTTATGTCTTTATCTTCTCCACCATATTGAAGATCCGTTCCTCGGCAGGACGTATGAAAGCTTTCTCCAGCTGCACCTCCCACCTCATCACTGTTATATTATTCTATGGGccatgtatattcttgtacatgaaaCCTCAATCTGAAGACTCTAAAGATCAGGACATGTTACTATCGATGCTTTATCTGGTTTTGGTTCCAATGTTGAATCCTCTGGTCTACAGTCTGAGAAATAAGGAGGTTTGGGCGGCCATT GTAGAAGTGCAGATCAGGAACCTCTCAGTAAATATGAGGTTTGTAAGCCTGTTGACCTGA